In a single window of the Bacillus clarus genome:
- a CDS encoding serine hydrolase domain-containing protein, whose protein sequence is MKTRSQITFASLALLIAGSSLLYTTPTSIVTAEPTQNVSSSSHTSTQRDRNSVKQAMRDTLHLGFLGILAKISKDRKTWGYAAGIADLRTKQPMKTDFRFRIGSVTKTFTATVVLQLAGENRLNLDDSIEKWLPGVIQGNGYDDNQITIRQILNHTSGIAEYSRSKDFDLMDTKKSYTAEELVKMGISLPPDFAPGKGWSYSNTGYVLLGILIEKVTGNSYAEEIENRIVEPLELSNTFLPGNSSVIPGTQHARGYFQPDGASELKDVTYYNPSMGRSAGEMISTADDLNKFFSYLLSGKLLKEQQLKQMLTTVPTEIAELGEYGLGIFETKLPNGVSIWGHGGSIPGFLTFAGGTLGGKHTLAVNLNSMGKANSPDPFKNILLAEFSK, encoded by the coding sequence ATGAAAACACGTAGTCAAATTACATTTGCAAGTCTGGCCCTTTTAATAGCTGGAAGTTCCCTGTTATACACAACACCAACCTCAATTGTAACAGCAGAGCCCACTCAAAATGTATCTAGTTCGTCACACACAAGCACTCAACGAGATCGTAATTCCGTCAAGCAAGCAATGCGGGATACATTGCATCTTGGATTCCTGGGGATACTTGCTAAAATTTCTAAAGATAGAAAAACGTGGGGTTATGCCGCTGGGATAGCGGATCTGAGAACCAAGCAACCAATGAAAACAGATTTTCGCTTTCGCATTGGCAGCGTGACGAAGACATTCACCGCAACGGTTGTACTTCAATTAGCTGGAGAGAACCGCTTGAATCTAGACGACTCCATCGAAAAATGGTTGCCTGGTGTCATTCAAGGAAACGGATATGATGATAACCAGATTACTATCCGGCAGATATTGAACCATACAAGTGGTATCGCTGAATACTCAAGGTCAAAAGACTTTGATCTTATGGATACAAAAAAATCGTATACGGCTGAAGAATTAGTAAAGATGGGGATTTCTCTGCCCCCAGACTTTGCCCCAGGAAAGGGCTGGTCTTATTCAAATACAGGATACGTATTACTGGGTATCCTTATTGAAAAAGTAACCGGAAACAGCTATGCGGAAGAGATTGAAAATAGGATTGTTGAACCACTTGAATTGTCGAATACATTCCTACCTGGCAATTCAAGCGTTATTCCAGGCACCCAGCATGCCCGTGGATATTTCCAACCAGACGGAGCAAGTGAGCTAAAAGACGTTACTTATTATAACCCAAGTATGGGTAGATCGGCTGGAGAGATGATTTCTACTGCTGACGATTTAAACAAATTCTTCTCTTACTTACTCAGTGGCAAATTACTGAAGGAACAGCAACTAAAACAAATGCTTACTACAGTTCCTACAGAAATAGCTGAATTAGGAGAATATGGTCTTGGAATCTTTGAAACTAAGCTTCCAAACGGTGTCTCGATATGGGGACACGGAGGTAGCATTCCAGGGTTTCTTACTTTTGCTGGAGGTACACTTGGAGGCAAGCATACGTTGGCCGTCAATTTGAACAGCATGGGTAAAGCTAACAGTCCGGACCCTTTTAAAAATATTTTACTTGCTGAATTTAGCAAGTAG
- a CDS encoding GNAT family N-acetyltransferase → MEFPVFETERLRLVELEQSYCQKIYEIFSLDEVTRFYGMKSFTEFGQASRMIESFSKNYFEKRAIRWGIVLKETNTLIGTIGLNNLQLWSKRSEIGYDLHPSYWGKGYASEAAREIITYSFQELGLFRIGAITYPENITSCKMLSKIGFQKEGLLRGYIQQGEKNHDAYIYSILQTDWIEDCKKN, encoded by the coding sequence ATGGAATTTCCAGTTTTCGAAACAGAGCGTTTACGTTTAGTTGAATTGGAGCAATCTTATTGTCAAAAAATATATGAAATCTTTTCGCTTGATGAAGTAACACGTTTTTATGGTATGAAATCTTTTACGGAGTTTGGTCAAGCTTCACGAATGATCGAATCTTTTTCAAAAAATTATTTTGAGAAACGTGCAATACGTTGGGGAATTGTTTTGAAAGAAACAAATACTTTAATAGGAACAATTGGATTAAACAATTTACAACTATGGAGTAAACGATCTGAGATTGGATATGATTTACATCCTTCCTATTGGGGAAAGGGTTATGCCTCAGAAGCAGCTCGAGAAATTATTACTTATAGCTTTCAAGAGTTAGGTTTATTTAGAATTGGAGCAATTACATATCCTGAGAACATAACTTCTTGTAAAATGTTATCTAAAATAGGGTTTCAAAAAGAAGGACTACTACGTGGGTATATTCAACAAGGCGAAAAAAACCATGATGCGTATATATATTCTATCTTACAAACAGATTGGATAGAGGATTGTAAAAAGAATTAA
- a CDS encoding cold-shock protein — protein sequence MYRNRKNDVAEVPPEQTPVWECESEDCLGWMRKNFSFEEEPKCPLCKSSMKSGERLLPKLG from the coding sequence ATGTATCGCAATCGAAAAAACGATGTAGCAGAAGTACCACCAGAACAAACCCCTGTTTGGGAATGTGAATCAGAGGATTGTTTAGGTTGGATGAGAAAGAACTTTTCATTTGAAGAAGAGCCTAAATGTCCTTTATGTAAAAGTAGCATGAAAAGCGGAGAACGTTTATTACCTAAATTAGGTTAA
- the cspD gene encoding cold-shock protein CspD produces the protein MTLTGKVKWFNSEKGFGFIEVADGNDVFVHFSAITGDGFKSLDEGQEVSFEVEDGNRGPQAKNVVKL, from the coding sequence ATGACATTAACAGGTAAAGTTAAATGGTTTAACAGCGAAAAAGGTTTCGGTTTCATCGAAGTTGCAGACGGTAACGACGTATTCGTTCACTTCTCAGCTATCACTGGCGACGGCTTCAAATCTCTTGACGAAGGTCAAGAAGTTAGCTTCGAAGTGGAAGACGGTAACCGTGGACCTCAAGCTAAAAACGTTGTAAAGCTATAA
- a CDS encoding CPBP family intramembrane glutamic endopeptidase, whose protein sequence is MEDNHFKIIEYAKEGRKKVHPILAVILAIVFLTLGELFMLFMLFLPKAETSFIKAIYSNIEMVLTFGGVIFFVFLWIRFVEKRSFSSIGFWKEQFVGRYLRGALTGFIFISIPIILLLVTGVVQLQMQQITATVVLGILCSLIAFLIQGATEEIVVRGWLFPVISVRSRVWIGVIVTSFLFGFLHLLNPGITMLSISNIILVGIFAAFYVLKENNLWGICAWHSIWNWAQYNVYGFAVSGMTIHSTPLFKSVTNGPEMLHGGAFGIEGSIITTIMLSVASIVLWRQVWRRKSKQKNIS, encoded by the coding sequence TTGGAGGACAATCATTTCAAAATAATTGAATATGCAAAGGAAGGCCGGAAGAAAGTACACCCGATTTTAGCTGTAATATTAGCTATTGTATTTTTAACTCTTGGTGAACTATTTATGTTATTTATGTTGTTTTTACCGAAAGCTGAAACGTCATTTATTAAGGCTATCTATAGTAATATTGAAATGGTATTAACATTTGGAGGCGTTATATTTTTTGTGTTTCTATGGATTCGGTTTGTAGAAAAAAGATCATTTTCATCAATTGGTTTCTGGAAGGAACAATTTGTAGGGAGATATTTGAGAGGTGCATTAACGGGATTTATATTTATTTCAATACCCATAATATTACTGCTTGTAACAGGTGTTGTGCAACTACAAATGCAACAAATTACAGCTACAGTTGTACTTGGGATTTTATGTTCGTTAATTGCATTTTTAATACAAGGTGCAACAGAAGAAATTGTTGTGAGAGGTTGGCTATTTCCAGTTATTTCGGTTAGAAGTCGTGTATGGATTGGTGTAATAGTTACTTCCTTTTTATTTGGATTTCTTCATTTATTAAATCCAGGTATTACAATGTTATCTATATCTAATATAATATTAGTTGGTATATTTGCTGCTTTTTACGTATTAAAGGAGAATAACCTTTGGGGAATATGTGCTTGGCATTCTATTTGGAACTGGGCACAATACAATGTATACGGTTTTGCTGTTAGTGGGATGACAATCCATTCTACACCACTCTTTAAATCTGTAACAAATGGGCCGGAAATGTTACATGGAGGAGCATTTGGAATTGAGGGTAGTATCATTACGACAATTATGCTTTCTGTAGCATCGATCGTATTATGGAGACAAGTGTGGAGGAGAAAAAGCAAACAAAAAAATATTAGTTAA
- a CDS encoding chloramphenicol acetyltransferase has product MGIRSLEGASAVGKTSTCRELEKNHGAFVISEVNFLFERPKNEHKTWYFEKQVERWNMAVQQSEKYDIVILDGDIFQPLSYNWCFHFEIFNQPLSFIEEFYKESMLKREIGFPDQYFYLYTTDEELRKRKDFDHTRKRRNFEKHIHIARPFQQYYQNLNNLAEGYCKLIEAKNVRTNEMEIMDSLQERKTGMAQRYNIVKLEAITNWLKENQA; this is encoded by the coding sequence ATGGGGATTAGATCATTAGAGGGAGCAAGCGCAGTTGGTAAAACATCAACATGCCGTGAATTAGAAAAAAATCATGGTGCTTTTGTTATATCTGAAGTGAATTTTTTATTTGAAAGGCCAAAAAATGAGCATAAAACATGGTATTTTGAAAAACAAGTTGAACGCTGGAACATGGCGGTTCAACAATCCGAAAAATACGACATAGTTATACTGGACGGCGATATATTTCAACCGCTTAGTTATAATTGGTGCTTTCACTTTGAAATATTTAATCAACCTTTGTCTTTTATAGAAGAGTTTTATAAAGAAAGTATGTTGAAACGAGAGATTGGCTTTCCAGATCAATATTTTTATTTGTACACGACAGACGAGGAGTTAAGAAAACGAAAAGACTTTGATCATACGAGAAAAAGAAGAAACTTTGAGAAACATATACATATTGCTAGACCATTTCAACAGTATTATCAAAATTTAAATAACTTGGCAGAAGGGTATTGTAAGTTAATAGAGGCTAAGAATGTGAGAACGAATGAAATGGAAATAATGGATAGTTTACAAGAGAGAAAAACGGGTATGGCACAGAGGTATAATATCGTAAAATTAGAAGCAATTACAAATTGGTTAAAAGAAAATCAAGCATGA
- a CDS encoding Cof-type HAD-IIB family hydrolase, whose amino-acid sequence MNKVIISDLDGTLLRSDKTVSDYSINILKRCKEAGNRLMFATARPPRAVKQYIPSELKNDIIICYNGALVLKDNDVLYSMEISKKTILEVIDIAKKYNLNHICIEINDKLYSNFDVAAYFGKVPCEILELRELDFTVAFKVIICAQESINPELLKKLPKECKGVITDGGTLCQIMHSEVSKWNSIQFVLKHLNCEISDVIAFGDDYNDLEMIEHCGTGVAMDNAVEELKTVASFVTKSNDEDGVVTFLQKEVLEIKI is encoded by the coding sequence ATGAATAAAGTTATTATTTCGGATTTGGATGGAACATTGTTAAGGAGTGACAAAACAGTCTCAGATTATTCTATTAATATTTTAAAAAGGTGCAAAGAGGCAGGGAATCGGCTTATGTTCGCTACTGCAAGACCTCCAAGAGCTGTAAAACAGTATATTCCTTCAGAATTAAAGAATGATATTATTATTTGTTATAATGGTGCTCTTGTACTTAAGGATAATGACGTTTTGTATAGCATGGAGATCTCTAAAAAAACAATTTTAGAGGTTATAGATATAGCAAAAAAGTATAATCTCAATCATATTTGTATTGAAATAAATGATAAACTGTACTCGAATTTTGATGTTGCTGCGTATTTCGGCAAAGTACCGTGTGAAATTTTAGAGTTAAGAGAACTGGATTTTACAGTGGCTTTTAAGGTTATTATTTGTGCTCAGGAATCCATAAATCCAGAGCTACTTAAAAAATTACCTAAAGAGTGTAAAGGTGTAATCACAGATGGTGGAACATTATGTCAGATTATGCATTCGGAGGTTTCGAAATGGAATAGTATTCAATTTGTTCTTAAACATCTTAACTGTGAAATATCGGATGTAATCGCATTTGGAGATGATTATAACGATTTGGAAATGATAGAGCACTGTGGTACGGGTGTCGCAATGGATAATGCTGTTGAGGAATTAAAGACAGTTGCTAGTTTTGTAACCAAAAGTAATGATGAAGACGGAGTTGTAACATTTTTACAAAAAGAGGTTTTAGAAATTAAAATATAA
- a CDS encoding PRK06770 family protein, producing MKTLFKLLGIIAGMVVIGVGITYGILYYLNHSKPTAKKTSTAAPAVEVLADSKVKVEDAKLLENGNYSLPNSGFNKDFKWTDEKIQATLHEMAHQKVKADQKWGYIFITQERIESLLDVVNNNDLVQKNTYIDILERWKQGKYEKADQDHNKIWKLQSGNLGEGKGVMSQDEQKELINKVFMQKGTFSGSTVIASVEQNKK from the coding sequence ATGAAAACACTATTTAAACTATTAGGGATCATTGCTGGGATGGTGGTAATTGGAGTAGGTATAACGTATGGGATATTGTATTATCTTAACCATAGTAAACCGACTGCGAAGAAGACATCGACAGCTGCTCCGGCAGTAGAAGTATTAGCTGATAGTAAAGTGAAGGTGGAAGATGCGAAGCTTCTAGAAAACGGGAATTATTCATTGCCAAATAGTGGTTTTAACAAGGATTTCAAATGGACTGATGAGAAAATACAAGCTACATTACATGAAATGGCACATCAAAAAGTAAAAGCGGATCAAAAATGGGGCTATATTTTTATAACACAAGAACGAATTGAAAGTTTACTTGATGTCGTGAATAACAATGACCTCGTGCAAAAAAATACATATATAGATATTTTAGAAAGATGGAAACAAGGAAAATACGAGAAAGCAGATCAAGACCATAATAAAATTTGGAAGTTGCAAAGTGGGAACCTCGGTGAAGGTAAAGGGGTAATGTCACAAGATGAACAAAAAGAATTAATTAATAAAGTATTTATGCAAAAAGGGACATTTTCAGGTAGTACAGTAATTGCAAGTGTAGAACAAAATAAGAAATAA